One segment of Streptomyces sp. NA02950 DNA contains the following:
- a CDS encoding 3-oxoacyl-ACP synthase III family protein, translating into MTNGGMWKAMGECMSLSARIVDVVSFMPDRVVSNAEHSHGDDELAEHAFFRGVAERRFASPEYSSADLGVRAVQKLLDRTGMSASELDLIIYSCQFNDTFWPGIGPDVQGRVGADGATILQVDTSCCSWLSGLRTAQAFIESGQHRNIVVLTVTNFVSRLPEFQRSTRSRVLGDGATATLLTPGDPSILAGFERSHGAHYGLLRFEPDVVDGVFRNYWERGCGPITVNFTRERLELLRENALTLVPEAVAHALKQAGVTAEDVSLLITHQPNEEYIAEWRRRCGIDRPRAHDTLAKYGNLFHGSLPVTLADALDQGLVRQGDLLAFGTFSNGGDMVSAMTVRWNGNPQT; encoded by the coding sequence GTGACCAACGGGGGAATGTGGAAGGCCATGGGGGAGTGCATGTCGCTGTCCGCGCGGATAGTCGATGTTGTCAGCTTTATGCCTGATCGAGTGGTCTCGAATGCCGAGCACTCGCACGGTGACGACGAATTGGCGGAGCACGCCTTTTTCCGGGGAGTCGCGGAGCGTCGCTTCGCCTCGCCGGAGTACTCGTCGGCGGATCTCGGGGTCCGTGCCGTACAGAAATTGCTCGACCGGACCGGAATGTCTGCGAGCGAGCTGGATCTCATCATCTACAGCTGCCAGTTCAATGACACGTTCTGGCCGGGTATCGGACCGGACGTCCAGGGCCGGGTCGGCGCGGACGGGGCGACGATCCTTCAGGTCGACACGAGCTGCTGTTCGTGGCTTTCCGGACTGCGTACGGCGCAGGCGTTCATCGAATCCGGGCAGCACCGGAACATCGTGGTGCTGACGGTGACCAACTTCGTCTCACGGCTTCCCGAGTTCCAGCGCTCCACGCGCTCGCGGGTGCTCGGCGACGGAGCCACGGCGACCCTGCTGACGCCCGGAGACCCGTCCATCCTCGCCGGGTTCGAGCGCTCGCACGGCGCGCACTACGGGCTGCTGCGCTTTGAACCCGACGTCGTGGACGGCGTGTTCAGGAACTACTGGGAGCGGGGCTGCGGTCCGATCACGGTCAATTTCACCCGTGAGCGGCTGGAGCTGCTGCGGGAGAACGCGCTGACGCTGGTGCCGGAGGCCGTGGCGCATGCGCTGAAACAGGCCGGGGTGACGGCCGAGGACGTATCGCTGCTCATCACCCACCAGCCCAATGAGGAGTACATCGCGGAGTGGCGCCGGCGGTGCGGTATCGACAGACCGCGCGCTCACGACACACTCGCCAAGTACGGCAATCTCTTTCACGGGTCGCTTCCGGTGACCCTCGCGGACGCCTTGGACCAGGGTCTTGTCCGGCAGGGCGATCTGCTCGCATTCGGCACGTTCTCCAACGGGGGCGACATGGTGAGTGCGATGACCGTGCGGTGGAACGGTAATCCGCAGACGTGA
- a CDS encoding thiamine pyrophosphate-binding protein has protein sequence MRVSDALVMLLRDWDTKYVFGVSGANIEHLHDAIHRLGKGELRSVMARREDGAAFMADARARVHRTLGVCCATSGGAMMNLGVGLAESYAESVPVLALIGQPPTALEGRGAFQDSSGIGRTVDAEAMLGAITKKVVKLGPPETFWRDVLDAVRTALSGRPGPVAVLVPRDVFEAEVGDRPDGFPATLAEVAERPTFDREAARTLFDEIRRAKRPVLVLGHGVRRSGNPSAVVRFARRAGLRVATTMSARAEFPNDDPRYLGVLGVAGHSSVADTVLDADLVVAVGTGLNTMTRGPVPELNGAAVAVVNPDPGEAVRAVAPRIVVRGDAGVTFEHLLRLWDAEPFEAPEPGAYELRRFRPRLAPPVPSRPPGNGADGDDLLQSEAISLLTAYLPRDGHVVLDAGNCASAAIHLSHVPAGSTSTIALGMGGMGYSLAAAVGAQLGSPSGTRTTVLCGDGAFLMNGLELHTAVDLRLPVLYVIFNNNMHGMCATRQQTFFESRIECVQYAPVDIAQVARGLGPPGRLWVGSAGTAAELRARLADYHERHPDRPGVLELRIPAEEMPPFTALLPSDEPTVPVPRAADAPVCAAVSS, from the coding sequence ATGCGCGTTTCCGATGCGCTCGTCATGCTCCTGCGCGACTGGGACACGAAGTATGTGTTCGGGGTCAGCGGAGCGAACATCGAACACCTTCATGATGCGATCCACCGGCTCGGGAAAGGGGAACTCCGGTCGGTGATGGCCCGCCGGGAGGACGGTGCGGCGTTCATGGCCGATGCCCGGGCGAGGGTGCACCGCACCCTGGGGGTCTGCTGTGCGACGTCGGGCGGGGCGATGATGAACCTCGGCGTAGGGCTCGCCGAGTCGTATGCCGAGTCCGTTCCCGTGCTGGCCCTGATCGGCCAGCCGCCCACCGCCCTGGAGGGCCGGGGCGCGTTCCAGGACTCGTCGGGCATCGGCCGTACGGTCGATGCGGAGGCGATGCTGGGCGCGATCACCAAGAAGGTCGTCAAGCTGGGCCCGCCGGAGACCTTCTGGCGTGATGTGCTCGACGCCGTACGGACCGCGCTCAGCGGGCGGCCCGGGCCGGTGGCGGTCCTGGTACCGCGTGACGTGTTCGAGGCCGAGGTCGGGGACCGTCCCGACGGCTTCCCCGCGACGCTCGCGGAGGTGGCGGAGCGCCCGACGTTCGATCGCGAGGCGGCGCGCACGCTCTTCGACGAGATACGCCGGGCGAAGCGGCCGGTCCTCGTGCTGGGGCACGGAGTGCGCAGGAGCGGCAACCCGTCGGCCGTGGTGCGGTTCGCCCGGCGTGCGGGGCTTCGCGTGGCGACCACGATGTCCGCGCGGGCGGAGTTTCCCAATGACGATCCGCGCTACCTCGGTGTGCTCGGTGTGGCCGGCCACAGCTCCGTGGCGGACACCGTGCTCGACGCCGACCTCGTGGTCGCCGTAGGCACCGGGCTGAACACGATGACCCGCGGCCCGGTGCCGGAGCTGAACGGCGCGGCGGTGGCCGTGGTCAACCCCGACCCCGGTGAGGCCGTCCGGGCCGTCGCCCCGCGGATCGTCGTACGGGGTGATGCAGGCGTCACCTTCGAGCATCTGCTGCGGCTGTGGGACGCCGAGCCCTTCGAGGCGCCGGAGCCGGGCGCGTACGAGCTTCGCCGGTTCCGGCCCCGGCTTGCGCCCCCGGTGCCGTCCCGGCCGCCCGGGAACGGTGCCGACGGCGACGATCTGCTCCAGAGCGAGGCGATCTCGCTGCTGACGGCGTACCTCCCCCGTGACGGTCATGTGGTGCTCGACGCCGGGAACTGCGCGTCGGCGGCCATCCACCTCTCCCATGTGCCGGCCGGCAGCACCTCGACGATCGCGCTCGGCATGGGCGGGATGGGCTACAGCCTGGCCGCCGCGGTCGGCGCGCAGCTGGGCTCGCCGTCCGGCACCCGCACCACCGTGCTGTGCGGTGACGGCGCCTTCCTGATGAACGGGCTCGAACTGCACACGGCCGTCGATCTGCGGCTCCCGGTGCTCTACGTCATCTTCAACAACAACATGCACGGCATGTGCGCCACCCGCCAGCAGACGTTCTTCGAGTCGCGGATCGAGTGCGTCCAGTACGCACCGGTGGACATCGCCCAGGTGGCCCGCGGTCTGGGCCCGCCCGGCCGGCTGTGGGTCGGCAGCGCGGGCACGGCCGCGGAGCTGCGCGCCCGCCTCGCCGACTACCACGAGCGGCACCCGGACCGTCCCGGCGTCCTCGAACTCCGCATCCCCGCCGAGGAGATGCCACCGTTCACCGCGCTCCTGCCGTCGGACGAGCCGACCGTGCCGGTGCCGCGCGCGGCCGACGCGCCGGTCTGCGCGGCCGTCTCGTCGTAG
- a CDS encoding histidinol-phosphate transaminase gives MATTFQLKPALAQLARYRAGGVAVLRRSPERGTGPLVQLAQNEGSYGPLPAAQEAIRLALAAGNRYPEGDYSALRRAIAAHHDVPEERVFVAGGTTAIMHYLSLCLLEPGDEAVFGRPSFLAYHLETLKMGATAVGVPLTSGGSFDTEAILRAITPRTKIAYLANPNNPSGGLLTRAEVATFLNRLPAHVVPVLDEAYFEYVDGPDHPDGIREFAAPATGAHAHRLVVLRTFSKIYGLAGLRVGYAVMPPELVQAAMSAQVPFEVNTLGLAAAEASLTQDITHRRQETIAHRELLADALTGLGIRHLPSAGNFLQARVGNADTVAAELERHGILVRSLTTWGAPDSVRITIGTRAELDHLIAALPRTSFTRHRRG, from the coding sequence ATGGCCACGACATTCCAGCTCAAGCCGGCGCTCGCGCAGCTGGCGCGGTACCGCGCCGGAGGCGTGGCGGTGCTGCGCCGCAGCCCGGAGCGCGGTACGGGCCCGCTCGTCCAACTCGCCCAGAACGAGGGCAGCTACGGCCCGCTCCCCGCGGCCCAGGAGGCCATCCGGTTGGCACTCGCAGCCGGAAACCGCTACCCCGAGGGCGACTACTCCGCCCTCCGCCGGGCCATCGCCGCCCACCACGACGTCCCCGAGGAGCGCGTCTTCGTCGCCGGCGGCACCACCGCGATCATGCATTACCTCTCCCTCTGCCTCCTGGAGCCGGGGGACGAGGCGGTGTTCGGCCGCCCGAGCTTTCTCGCCTACCACCTGGAGACGCTCAAGATGGGGGCCACTGCGGTCGGGGTCCCTCTCACCTCCGGCGGCTCCTTCGACACCGAGGCCATCCTCCGCGCCATCACCCCGCGCACGAAGATCGCCTACCTGGCCAACCCCAACAACCCGTCAGGGGGCCTGCTCACCCGCGCCGAGGTCGCCACCTTCCTCAACCGTCTTCCCGCCCATGTCGTCCCGGTCCTGGACGAGGCGTACTTCGAGTACGTCGACGGCCCGGACCACCCCGACGGCATCCGTGAATTCGCCGCCCCGGCCACCGGGGCGCACGCCCACCGCCTGGTGGTCCTGCGCACGTTCTCCAAGATCTACGGTCTCGCCGGCCTCCGCGTCGGCTACGCCGTCATGCCGCCCGAGCTCGTCCAGGCGGCCATGTCGGCCCAGGTCCCCTTCGAGGTCAACACCCTCGGCCTGGCCGCGGCCGAGGCATCCCTCACCCAGGACATCACGCACCGCCGGCAGGAGACGATCGCCCACCGCGAACTCCTCGCCGACGCCCTCACCGGCCTCGGAATCCGCCATCTGCCCTCGGCCGGCAACTTCCTCCAGGCCCGCGTCGGCAACGCCGACACCGTCGCCGCCGAACTGGAACGCCACGGAATCCTCGTACGCTCCCTCACCACCTGGGGCGCGCCCGACAGCGTACGCATCACGATCGGCACCCGCGCCGAACTCGATCACCTCATCGCGGCCCTGCCACGCACGTCCTTCACCCGGCACCGACGGGGCTGA
- a CDS encoding transposase yields MAQSPWDHESVTDRRIDLLMPAPTTAPHDGWTLFTDDSGDRESGRATAHARQYLGSRGQVGNGIVAATTTRADERVHDPSHTVAQRAPRRV; encoded by the coding sequence ATGGCCCAGTCCCCGTGGGACCACGAGTCGGTCACCGACCGGCGGATCGACCTGCTGATGCCCGCGCCGACGACCGCTCCCCACGACGGCTGGACGTTGTTTACGGACGACTCCGGTGACCGTGAGTCCGGGCGCGCCACGGCCCATGCCCGTCAGTACCTCGGCTCCCGCGGGCAGGTCGGAAACGGCATCGTCGCGGCCACCACCACCCGGGCCGATGAGCGCGTGCACGACCCATCGCACACCGTCGCCCAACGAGCCCCCCGTCGTGTCTGA
- a CDS encoding phosphatase PAP2 family protein, giving the protein MTGRSEQPAVLPPPLRVWLGPIAALAALVVVVLGVVYADHSRPGSVDRWIVQPTADSVRPPCRNVALTIDFLGEPAGAAVLVVAAVAGCLLLRRPRAAVFVVAGTGISVVTATLLKSLVGRTIHGADNLSYPSGHTAFATALALATALLATGRLRLGGTAATSLVLAAALVAGAAMGWAQVALGAHYPTDVLGGWCTALALVPASAWLVDSTADRLVDRMADAGRQERR; this is encoded by the coding sequence GTGACCGGCCGGTCGGAGCAGCCCGCGGTGCTGCCCCCACCGCTGCGTGTGTGGCTCGGGCCGATCGCGGCCCTCGCCGCGCTGGTGGTCGTCGTGCTCGGAGTCGTGTATGCCGACCACAGCCGGCCCGGCAGTGTGGACAGATGGATCGTCCAGCCGACGGCGGACAGTGTGCGGCCGCCGTGCCGGAACGTCGCTCTGACCATCGACTTCTTGGGGGAGCCCGCCGGAGCGGCGGTGTTGGTCGTGGCCGCCGTGGCAGGCTGCCTGCTGCTTCGGCGTCCTCGCGCGGCGGTGTTCGTCGTTGCCGGGACGGGCATCTCCGTGGTGACGGCGACGCTGCTCAAGTCCTTGGTGGGACGCACTATCCACGGCGCCGACAACCTGTCCTATCCGAGCGGGCACACCGCCTTCGCCACCGCGCTCGCCCTCGCGACGGCGCTGCTCGCGACCGGCCGGCTCCGCCTCGGCGGGACGGCCGCCACATCACTCGTGCTCGCCGCGGCGTTGGTGGCCGGCGCCGCGATGGGATGGGCGCAGGTTGCCCTGGGCGCGCACTACCCGACCGACGTCCTCGGCGGCTGGTGCACCGCGCTGGCCCTGGTCCCGGCGTCCGCGTGGCTGGTCGACAGCACGGCCGACCGGCTGGTCGATCGGATGGCCGACGCCGGTCGGCAGGAGCGTCGCTGA
- a CDS encoding glutamate-1-semialdehyde 2,1-aminomutase: MDTEHTEGTEEFLLPRSRAANERLHALIPGGAHTYAKGDDQYPENLAPVISHGRGAHVWDIDGNRYIEYGSGLRSVSLGHAHPRVIEAVRRELDRGSNFVRPSIVEVEAAERFLATVPTAEMVKFAKNGSDATTAAVRLARAATGRPRVAICADHPFFSVDDWFIGTTPMSAGVPAVTNELTVAFPYGDLAATEELLTRYQDEVACLILEPATHTEPAPGYLAGLRELADRHGCVLIFDEMITGFRWSEAGAQGLYGVVPDLSTFGKALGNGFAVSALAGRRELMERGGLRHSGDRVFLLSTTHGAETHSLAAAMAVQTTYVEEGVTARLHALGERLAAGVRDAAAGMGVGHHIVVRGRASNLVFATLDENRRPSQRYRTLFLRRLLAGGVLAPSFVVSSALTDADIDRTVEVVAQACAVYRKALDDADPTPWLAGRPVKPVFRRLV, translated from the coding sequence GTGGACACCGAACACACCGAAGGGACCGAGGAGTTCCTCCTGCCCCGGTCACGGGCGGCGAACGAGCGACTGCACGCCCTGATCCCCGGGGGCGCGCACACCTACGCCAAGGGCGACGACCAGTACCCCGAGAACCTGGCCCCGGTCATCAGCCACGGCCGCGGTGCCCACGTGTGGGACATCGACGGCAACCGCTACATCGAGTACGGGTCCGGACTGCGGTCGGTCAGCCTCGGCCACGCCCACCCACGGGTGATCGAGGCGGTGCGGCGGGAACTCGACCGCGGCAGCAACTTCGTCCGGCCGTCCATCGTGGAGGTCGAAGCCGCGGAACGCTTCCTGGCCACGGTGCCGACCGCGGAGATGGTGAAGTTCGCGAAGAACGGCTCCGACGCCACCACCGCCGCGGTGCGCCTCGCCCGCGCCGCCACCGGGCGTCCGAGGGTGGCCATCTGCGCCGACCATCCGTTCTTCTCCGTCGACGACTGGTTCATCGGCACCACACCGATGTCCGCCGGTGTTCCGGCGGTGACCAACGAGCTCACGGTGGCGTTCCCTTACGGGGACCTGGCCGCCACGGAGGAGCTGCTCACCCGGTACCAGGACGAGGTCGCCTGCCTGATCCTCGAACCCGCCACCCACACCGAGCCGGCGCCCGGGTACCTCGCCGGTCTGCGCGAGCTGGCCGACCGGCACGGCTGCGTACTGATCTTCGATGAGATGATCACCGGCTTCCGCTGGTCCGAGGCAGGCGCCCAGGGTCTGTACGGCGTCGTCCCCGACCTCTCCACGTTCGGCAAGGCGCTGGGCAACGGGTTCGCCGTCTCCGCGCTGGCCGGGCGCCGCGAACTGATGGAGCGGGGCGGGTTGCGTCACTCCGGCGACCGGGTGTTCCTGCTGTCCACCACGCACGGTGCGGAAACACATTCCCTGGCAGCCGCGATGGCCGTGCAGACCACCTATGTCGAAGAGGGCGTCACCGCGCGGCTGCACGCCCTCGGCGAGCGGTTGGCCGCCGGTGTCCGCGACGCCGCGGCCGGCATGGGCGTCGGCCACCACATCGTCGTCCGGGGCCGGGCCAGCAACCTGGTCTTCGCCACCCTCGACGAGAACCGCCGGCCGTCGCAGCGGTACCGCACCCTGTTCCTGCGCAGGCTCCTCGCGGGCGGGGTGCTGGCCCCGTCGTTCGTGGTGAGCAGCGCCCTCACCGACGCCGACATCGACCGCACCGTCGAGGTGGTGGCCCAGGCATGTGCGGTGTACCGGAAGGCACTTGACGACGCTGACCCCACCCCCTGGCTGGCCGGACGGCCGGTGAAGCCCGTATTCCGCCGCTTGGTGTGA
- the rfbC gene encoding dTDP-4-dehydrorhamnose 3,5-epimerase yields the protein MKATEVPAIHGTYLFEPTPYADERGFFCRTFDADVVRSVGLDPGAFVQDSVSRSVRGVLRGLHLRSGAGEAKLVRCSYGRIFDVVVDLRPDSPTYRNRAFFELSGETQVTLYIPAGCAHGFQALTETADTSYRIDRPHDPAEDVTIAFDDPELAIAWPLPVTSMSQRDRAAPSLAEVLKQREK from the coding sequence ATGAAGGCGACCGAAGTCCCGGCCATCCACGGGACGTACCTGTTCGAGCCGACGCCGTACGCCGATGAGCGCGGTTTCTTCTGCCGCACCTTCGACGCCGACGTGGTCCGCTCGGTGGGGCTCGACCCGGGCGCCTTCGTCCAGGACAGCGTGTCCCGCTCGGTCCGCGGCGTGCTGCGCGGCCTGCACCTGCGCTCGGGCGCCGGTGAGGCCAAGCTCGTTCGGTGCTCGTACGGGAGGATCTTCGACGTCGTCGTGGACCTTCGGCCCGACTCGCCGACCTACCGCAACCGGGCCTTCTTCGAGCTGTCCGGCGAGACGCAGGTGACCCTGTACATCCCGGCGGGATGCGCGCACGGCTTCCAGGCGCTGACCGAGACCGCCGACACCTCGTACCGGATCGACCGCCCGCACGATCCGGCCGAGGACGTCACCATCGCCTTCGACGACCCGGAGCTCGCCATTGCCTGGCCGCTGCCGGTCACATCGATGTCCCAGCGGGACCGGGCGGCGCCGAGCCTCGCCGAGGTCCTGAAGCAACGTGAGAAGTGA
- a CDS encoding polysaccharide pyruvyl transferase family protein, with amino-acid sequence MTSADRAQVRVGVFGLLGSGNLGNDGSLEAVLGYLRQRHPEAAVDALCGGPEAVTARFGIPATRLHWYRGEYRTASRAGAIVGKGLGKLVDVFRTAAWVRRHDVVIVPGMGVLEATLPLRPWGFPYALFLLCASGRLLRTRVALVGVGAAEIRNRPTRALVRWSGRLAAYRSYRDDQSRDAMRAMGVDTARDKVYPDLAFSLPAPRASEPSGAPGPVCVGVMDFHGGNDDRDRAEEIYRRYLDGTTRFVRTLVEEGRPVRLLTGDICDASVVAAILDAVDSPLVTAAEPASLADLMDEMAAADTVVAVRYHNLICALKTGTPALALSYAAKSDALMERMGLGAYCHPAREVDADRLLEQFRALEKRSAELRQTLTERNVAAARQLQDQFAELTTALFPATDHAHALREAP; translated from the coding sequence ATGACGTCCGCGGACAGAGCCCAGGTACGCGTCGGGGTGTTCGGCCTGCTCGGCTCCGGCAATCTCGGCAACGACGGGTCGCTGGAGGCCGTGCTCGGGTACCTGAGGCAGCGGCACCCGGAGGCGGCCGTGGACGCGCTGTGCGGCGGGCCCGAGGCCGTCACGGCCCGGTTCGGGATTCCCGCGACCCGGCTGCACTGGTACCGCGGGGAGTACCGGACCGCCTCGCGCGCGGGCGCGATCGTGGGGAAGGGTCTGGGCAAACTCGTCGACGTGTTCCGCACCGCCGCCTGGGTGCGCCGGCACGACGTGGTGATCGTCCCGGGCATGGGAGTCCTGGAGGCCACGCTGCCGCTGCGGCCGTGGGGCTTCCCGTACGCGCTGTTCCTGCTCTGCGCGAGCGGCCGGCTGCTGCGCACCCGGGTCGCGCTGGTCGGCGTCGGGGCCGCCGAGATCCGCAACCGGCCGACCCGGGCCCTGGTGCGCTGGTCGGGACGGCTGGCCGCGTACCGGTCCTACCGGGACGACCAGTCCCGTGACGCGATGCGGGCGATGGGCGTGGACACCGCGCGCGACAAGGTCTACCCGGACCTCGCGTTCTCCCTGCCCGCACCGCGGGCGAGCGAGCCCTCCGGTGCGCCGGGCCCGGTCTGCGTCGGTGTCATGGACTTCCACGGGGGCAATGACGACCGCGACCGGGCCGAGGAGATCTACCGGCGCTATCTCGACGGGACGACCCGGTTCGTGCGCACGCTGGTCGAGGAGGGCAGACCGGTCCGGCTGCTCACCGGCGACATCTGCGACGCGTCGGTGGTCGCAGCGATCCTCGACGCGGTGGACTCGCCTCTGGTCACCGCGGCCGAGCCGGCCTCGCTGGCCGACCTGATGGACGAGATGGCCGCCGCCGACACCGTGGTGGCGGTCCGATACCACAACCTGATCTGCGCGCTGAAGACCGGCACACCGGCGCTGGCGCTCAGCTACGCGGCGAAGAGCGACGCGCTCATGGAGCGGATGGGTCTCGGCGCGTACTGCCACCCGGCGCGCGAGGTCGACGCCGATCGGCTGCTCGAGCAGTTCCGGGCGCTGGAGAAGCGATCGGCCGAGCTGCGGCAGACCCTCACCGAGCGGAACGTGGCCGCTGCCCGGCAGCTGCAGGACCAATTCGCCGAGTTGACCACGGCCCTGTTCCCGGCGACCGACCACGCCCACGCCCTGCGGGAGGCACCATGA
- a CDS encoding glycosyltransferase family 2 protein has product MTAQPRLSIGLPVYNGEKYLAESLDALLGQTYEDFELVISDNASADGTEDICRRYAAKDSRIRYIRLPRNIGATPNHNHVLAESRGELFKWASHDDLYGRDLLRLCVEALDERPEMILAHTGQAVIDGDGKVKVPYEYTLATDSPHAPERFRSLLFEPGGDDFYGVMRTDMLRRVKPMDSYHHADRTYVAEITLHGPFHQVPELLYFRRDHPTRAERANPSKRSRCVNLDPRRAGLLHPTPRLLAEYVWGFASAIRRAPLPAADRRACYRHLAAWMTSRVRPGAGERVEDRAPVGPDRLSVSVDALVAGREGRQA; this is encoded by the coding sequence ATGACCGCGCAACCCAGGCTGAGCATCGGCCTGCCCGTGTACAACGGCGAGAAGTACCTGGCCGAGTCGCTCGACGCCCTGCTCGGCCAGACCTACGAGGACTTCGAGCTGGTCATCTCCGACAACGCCTCGGCCGACGGGACCGAGGACATCTGCCGCCGATACGCGGCGAAGGACTCGCGCATCCGGTACATCCGGCTGCCCCGGAACATCGGCGCCACACCGAACCACAACCATGTGCTCGCCGAGTCCCGCGGCGAGCTGTTCAAGTGGGCCTCGCACGACGATCTGTACGGCCGGGACCTGCTGCGGCTGTGCGTGGAGGCACTCGACGAGCGGCCGGAGATGATCCTCGCGCACACCGGCCAGGCGGTCATCGACGGCGACGGCAAGGTGAAGGTCCCCTACGAGTACACGCTCGCCACCGACTCGCCGCACGCGCCGGAGCGCTTCCGCAGTCTGCTGTTCGAGCCCGGCGGCGACGACTTCTACGGGGTCATGCGGACCGACATGCTGCGCCGGGTGAAGCCGATGGACAGCTACCACCACGCGGACCGCACGTATGTCGCCGAGATCACCCTGCACGGGCCCTTCCACCAGGTGCCGGAGCTGCTGTACTTCCGCCGCGACCACCCCACCCGCGCCGAGCGGGCGAACCCCTCCAAGCGCTCCCGGTGCGTCAACCTCGACCCGCGCCGCGCCGGCCTGCTGCACCCGACGCCCCGGCTGCTCGCCGAGTACGTCTGGGGCTTCGCCTCGGCGATCCGGCGGGCGCCGTTGCCCGCGGCCGACCGGCGGGCGTGCTACCGCCACCTGGCCGCATGGATGACCAGCCGGGTCCGGCCGGGCGCCGGCGAGCGGGTCGAGGACCGTGCCCCGGTCGGTCCGGACCGGCTCAGCGTCTCCGTCGACGCCCTGGTCGCCGGCCGTGAGGGAAGGCAGGCATGA
- a CDS encoding DUF4910 domain-containing protein — protein MTAVGAEMHTLVERLYPLCRSITGDGVRATLEIVGEYVPLHVHEVPTGTQVLDWTVPQEWNIRDAYVADTAGHRVVDFAASSLHVLGYSVPVSATMPLSELRAHLHTLPDHPSWVPYRTSYYQPEWGFCLAQETLDALPDGDYEVRVDSTLEDGHLTYAEHVIAGQVPDEVIVSCHVCHPSLANDNLAGIAVATFLARALAQQTPYYTYRFIYAPGTIGAITWLARNAERVERVKHGLVLACAGDSGQLTYKKSRRGDAEIDRVMRHVLAASERPHEVSEFTPYGYDERQYCSPGFDLGVGSLSRTPYAGYPEYHTSADNPDFVTPEAMADTLAVCREAFAVLDRNRRYVNLSPYGEPQLGRRGLYESLGGRSDAKQAQMAMLWVLSLSDGEHSLLDVAERSGLPFDTVAVAADALHGAGLIKT, from the coding sequence ATGACCGCGGTCGGCGCAGAGATGCACACGCTGGTGGAGCGGCTGTACCCGCTCTGCCGGAGCATCACCGGCGACGGAGTGCGCGCCACCCTGGAGATCGTCGGCGAGTACGTCCCGCTGCACGTGCACGAGGTACCGACCGGGACACAGGTGCTGGACTGGACGGTGCCGCAGGAGTGGAACATCCGGGACGCCTACGTCGCCGACACCGCCGGCCACCGGGTCGTCGACTTCGCCGCGTCCAGCCTGCACGTGCTCGGCTACAGCGTGCCGGTGTCGGCCACCATGCCGCTGTCCGAGCTGCGCGCGCACCTGCACACCCTGCCGGACCACCCGAGTTGGGTTCCGTACCGCACCAGCTACTACCAGCCGGAGTGGGGCTTCTGCCTGGCCCAGGAGACCTTGGACGCGCTGCCGGACGGCGACTACGAGGTACGCGTCGACTCCACGCTCGAAGACGGCCACCTCACCTACGCCGAGCATGTGATTGCCGGTCAGGTCCCGGACGAGGTGATCGTCTCCTGCCACGTCTGCCACCCGTCGCTGGCCAACGACAACCTGGCCGGCATCGCGGTGGCGACGTTCCTGGCCCGGGCGCTGGCACAGCAGACGCCGTACTACACCTACCGGTTCATCTACGCGCCCGGCACCATCGGGGCGATCACCTGGCTGGCCCGCAACGCGGAGCGGGTGGAACGGGTCAAGCACGGCCTCGTGCTGGCCTGCGCCGGCGACTCGGGCCAGCTGACGTACAAGAAGAGCAGACGCGGCGACGCGGAGATCGACCGGGTGATGCGGCACGTCCTTGCCGCATCCGAACGACCCCACGAGGTCAGCGAGTTCACCCCGTACGGCTACGACGAGCGGCAGTACTGCTCGCCCGGGTTCGATCTCGGGGTGGGCTCGCTCAGCCGGACCCCGTACGCCGGGTACCCCGAGTACCACACCTCGGCGGACAACCCGGACTTCGTCACCCCGGAGGCGATGGCGGACACGCTCGCCGTCTGCCGCGAGGCGTTCGCCGTGCTCGACCGCAACCGGCGGTACGTGAACCTCAGCCCCTACGGCGAACCACAGCTGGGCCGACGCGGGTTGTACGAGTCGCTCGGCGGCCGCAGCGACGCGAAGCAGGCCCAGATGGCCATGCTCTGGGTGCTCAGCCTCTCCGACGGCGAGCACAGCCTGCTGGACGTCGCCGAGCGGTCCGGGCTGCCGTTCGACACCGTCGCCGTCGCGGCCGACGCCCTGCACGGCGCCGGGCTGATCAAGACATGA